Proteins from one Desulfobacterales bacterium genomic window:
- a CDS encoding HprK-related kinase B: protein MNINPIDIKSLITEIRQEYSAQYTLYLSFGECHVSVSCNNQEIIKDLSLYYKPFLSTSNFSDIHITVHESEQININSTLKQNLPEPGKRKIKEEYIDIQDGRIVRKKLTGLVFIFGSGNHLCIGPCKINLNQVVNFINNRYIEFLLCKGCLLGHASGIALNKKGLAIAGFAGAGKSTMSLHLMSQGVSFVSNDRLMIEQQNGKLIMHGIAKLPRINPGTILNNPDLSTILDEESKKNFSKMSIEELWHLEEKYDVPIDECFKGSNFTLKAEMIGLVILNWKKGNMPFKINEVSLHERFDLLPAFMKSSGLFFYPSENSNIAVPNLENYSNLLSLCKVWEFSGGIDFDAATSVCLDLIKN from the coding sequence ATGAATATAAACCCGATAGATATAAAATCATTAATAACTGAAATAAGGCAAGAATACTCCGCTCAATATACTTTATATTTATCTTTCGGAGAATGCCATGTATCTGTGTCATGCAACAATCAAGAGATAATAAAAGATTTATCATTATACTATAAACCTTTTTTATCAACCTCAAATTTTTCTGATATACATATTACAGTTCATGAATCTGAACAAATAAATATTAATTCAACATTAAAGCAAAATTTGCCTGAGCCAGGCAAACGTAAAATAAAAGAAGAATATATTGACATTCAAGACGGAAGAATAGTGAGAAAAAAATTAACAGGCCTGGTTTTTATTTTCGGTAGCGGAAACCATCTATGTATAGGTCCATGCAAAATAAATTTAAATCAAGTTGTAAATTTTATTAATAATCGCTACATCGAATTTCTTTTATGTAAAGGATGCCTACTCGGTCATGCTTCAGGTATTGCTTTGAATAAAAAAGGACTTGCTATTGCTGGTTTTGCAGGAGCTGGGAAATCTACGATGTCTCTTCATTTAATGAGTCAAGGTGTATCATTTGTAAGCAATGACAGATTAATGATAGAACAACAGAACGGAAAACTTATAATGCACGGCATAGCTAAGCTTCCTCGAATTAATCCTGGAACTATACTAAATAATCCAGACCTTTCTACAATACTCGATGAGGAAAGCAAAAAAAATTTTTCAAAAATGTCTATAGAAGAGCTATGGCATCTTGAAGAAAAATATGATGTTCCAATTGACGAGTGCTTTAAAGGAAGTAACTTCACTTTAAAAGCTGAAATGATAGGACTTGTAATTCTAAACTGGAAAAAAGGGAATATGCCCTTTAAAATAAATGAAGTTAGTCTCCATGAAAGATTTGATCTGCTTCCAGCTTTCATGAAGTCATCAGGTCTTTTCTTTTATCCTTCAGAAAATTCTAATATAGCAGTTCCTAATCTTGAAAACTATTCTAATTTATTATCATTATGTAAAGTATGGGAATTTTCAGGAGGAATTGATTTTGATGCAGCTACATCAGTGTGTCTTGATTTGATTAAAAATTAA
- a CDS encoding GAK system CofD-like protein: protein MLLKITRDIKIPDSLKVERFKRTPDIGPKILFFSGGTAIKNLSQELLKYTHNSIHVISTFDSGGSSAKLRDVFKMPAIGDIRNRLMALADRSFTGNPEIFNLFAYRFPKNKDNTKLKQEFMKMINGNHPLVAKIHDPMRKIIRHYLYLFKKNIPKTFDFSNASIGNLILTGGYIENKRHLDPVIYIFSRLVQVRGVVRPILNKHLHLIAELEDGRTIVGQHLITGKDVLPINSRIKNLYISETTGNPEPLEIPIRNKLIILIQEAELICYPMGSFFSSILANFLPKKTGTTISQTNCPKIFIPNTGNDPEAYEMDLNLQIDKLLYYLKKDDPNTINTSDVLNYVLIDSNYKSFYKNINYKNIKKLGIEIIASPIISEDSYPYIDEKLLLPVILSLC from the coding sequence ATGTTATTAAAAATAACTCGGGATATAAAAATACCAGATTCCTTAAAAGTTGAAAGGTTTAAACGAACTCCTGATATTGGGCCAAAGATATTATTTTTTAGTGGCGGAACAGCTATTAAAAATTTATCTCAAGAATTGTTAAAATATACCCATAATTCAATTCATGTAATTTCAACATTTGATTCTGGAGGCAGTTCTGCAAAGCTTAGAGATGTATTTAAAATGCCGGCTATAGGTGATATTCGAAATAGACTTATGGCTCTTGCTGATAGAAGTTTTACAGGTAACCCAGAAATATTTAATCTTTTTGCTTATAGGTTTCCTAAAAATAAAGACAATACTAAATTAAAGCAAGAATTCATGAAGATGATAAATGGAAATCATCCGCTTGTCGCTAAAATTCATGACCCTATGAGAAAAATTATCCGCCATTATCTTTATCTTTTTAAAAAAAATATACCTAAAACTTTTGATTTTAGCAATGCAAGTATAGGTAATCTCATTCTAACTGGCGGGTATATTGAAAATAAACGTCACCTTGACCCAGTTATTTATATTTTTTCACGACTTGTTCAAGTTCGAGGAGTTGTTCGGCCTATTTTAAATAAACATCTTCATCTTATTGCTGAACTTGAAGATGGAAGAACTATAGTTGGGCAGCATTTGATTACAGGTAAAGATGTATTACCTATAAATTCAAGAATAAAAAATCTTTATATAAGCGAAACAACTGGAAATCCTGAACCTTTAGAAATTCCTATTCGAAATAAATTAATAATTTTAATTCAAGAAGCGGAGCTTATATGCTATCCAATGGGTAGCTTTTTTTCGAGTATATTGGCGAACTTTCTTCCCAAAAAAACAGGCACAACTATAAGTCAAACAAACTGCCCAAAAATATTTATTCCTAATACAGGAAATGATCCTGAAGCTTATGAAATGGATTTAAATTTACAAATAGATAAACTCTTATATTATTTAAAAAAAGATGATCCGAATACAATTAATACATCCGATGTTCTTAATTATGTTCTTATTGATTCTAACTATAAATCTTTTTATAAAAATATAAATTATAAAAATATTAAAAAACTTGGCATTGAAATCATCGCATCGCCCATTATAAGTGAGGATTCATATCCATATATCGATGAAAAATTGCTTTTACCCGTTATTTTATCACTTTGTTAA
- a CDS encoding amphi-Trp domain-containing protein, translated as MKKKDLNVKVSLEADEVASYLESLAKSIRDGKVVIESGNKFISLTPSYKMDVEIEAKQKDDKEKISILLAWKCFEKKEGGLKLEISSNEPENQQQEECQSESSEYDASKEEPSSES; from the coding sequence ATGAAAAAGAAAGATTTAAATGTTAAAGTCAGCTTAGAAGCAGATGAAGTTGCTTCATACCTTGAATCATTAGCTAAAAGCATTAGAGATGGTAAGGTAGTAATAGAGTCAGGCAATAAATTTATAAGCCTTACGCCTTCTTACAAAATGGATGTAGAAATTGAAGCAAAACAAAAAGATGATAAAGAAAAAATTTCTATATTACTTGCATGGAAATGTTTTGAAAAAAAGGAAGGCGGTTTAAAACTTGAGATTTCTTCAAATGAGCCTGAAAACCAACAGCAAGAAGAATGTCAATCAGAATCTTCCGAATACGATGCATCTAAGGAAGAACCATCATCAGAGTCTTAA
- a CDS encoding CPBP family intramembrane metalloprotease encodes MLITFIPIALVITVFTFIFLKNRFLVFPISGPGSCLNFILIYPILSALPQEIIYKSFFFKRYSSVFSIDTLIFLNGLSFGLAHLWYANMIAPIISMLGGIMLAYRYLHTKSLIIVSIEHSLWGIFLYFVGLGWYFYSGCIQ; translated from the coding sequence ATGTTGATTACTTTTATTCCAATAGCTCTCGTAATTACTGTGTTCACTTTTATTTTTCTGAAAAACAGATTTTTAGTATTTCCAATATCAGGACCCGGCTCATGCTTAAATTTTATTTTAATATATCCTATACTTTCAGCGCTACCTCAAGAAATCATATATAAAAGTTTCTTTTTTAAAAGGTATAGCTCAGTTTTTTCCATCGATACATTAATTTTTTTAAATGGTTTGAGTTTCGGTTTAGCGCATTTATGGTATGCAAACATGATAGCTCCTATAATTTCCATGCTTGGAGGTATCATGCTTGCCTATAGATACTTGCATACCAAATCGTTAATTATTGTAAGCATTGAACATAGCTTGTGGGGCATTTTTTTGTATTTTGTTGGTTTAGGATGGTATTTCTATAGCGGCTGTATTCAATAA
- a CDS encoding arsenate reductase ArsC has protein sequence MKKKVLFICVHNSGRSQIAEVYLNKMGGEKFQAESAGFEPSENINPLVIEVMKEEGFDLSKNKPKSIFPLFKQGRLYDYVITVCDNESEKKCPIFPGIVKRLHWPFPDPKNVEGTDRENLSKVRNIRDMIKQEIIREFSL, from the coding sequence ATGAAAAAAAAAGTTTTGTTTATATGTGTACATAACAGCGGTAGAAGTCAAATAGCTGAAGTTTATTTAAATAAAATGGGCGGAGAAAAATTTCAGGCTGAAAGCGCTGGTTTTGAGCCTTCAGAAAATATTAATCCTTTAGTTATTGAAGTAATGAAAGAAGAAGGCTTTGATTTATCAAAAAATAAGCCTAAAAGTATTTTCCCACTTTTCAAGCAAGGTCGATTATATGATTATGTTATTACAGTGTGTGATAATGAATCAGAAAAAAAATGTCCGATATTTCCTGGTATAGTAAAAAGATTACATTGGCCATTTCCTGACCCAAAAAATGTTGAAGGAACAGACAGAGAAAACTTATCTAAAGTAAGGAATATTAGAGATATGATAAAACAAGAGATTATACGTGAATTTTCACTATAA
- a CDS encoding phosphatidylserine decarboxylase: MKLIEHQYIERSTQKIKNERLLFDKTINFLYSSSKEESNRFFNALTNRRMSSLLGFLHYDSNPILRKKSILKYTDKIGIDISECIDPPEFFTSKRKIFERKIKYWETRPMSDNPCEIVSPADAKAIVGSFDETSIVFIKEKFFHFDELLGEDKTAWLEAFYKGNFAIFRLTPEKYHYNHTPVSGKVIDVYEIEGQFHSCNPSAVISVVTPYSKNKRVITIIDTDVENGSNVGLVAMIEIVALMIGDIVQCYSEFKYDSPVNVALGLFLKKGQPKSLYRPGSSTDVLIFQKDRIKFSNDLLANRLRHDVKSRFSIGFSTPLVETDLKLRATIGKAIK, from the coding sequence ATGAAATTAATTGAACATCAATATATTGAAAGAAGTACTCAGAAAATAAAAAATGAAAGATTATTGTTTGATAAAACCATAAATTTTTTATACTCCTCGTCAAAAGAAGAATCAAATCGTTTTTTCAATGCATTAACAAATAGAAGAATGTCAAGCCTATTAGGCTTTTTACATTATGATTCCAATCCAATTTTAAGAAAAAAAAGCATCTTAAAATATACTGATAAAATAGGAATTGATATCTCTGAATGTATAGACCCACCCGAATTTTTTACGTCTAAAAGAAAAATTTTTGAAAGAAAAATCAAATATTGGGAAACAAGACCTATGTCTGATAATCCCTGTGAAATTGTTTCTCCTGCTGATGCAAAAGCAATAGTTGGGTCTTTTGATGAAACATCTATCGTATTTATAAAGGAAAAATTTTTTCATTTTGACGAATTGCTTGGAGAAGATAAAACTGCATGGCTTGAGGCTTTTTATAAAGGTAATTTTGCAATATTTCGACTTACGCCTGAAAAATATCATTATAATCATACTCCTGTTTCAGGAAAAGTAATTGATGTTTATGAAATCGAAGGGCAATTTCATTCATGTAATCCTTCAGCTGTAATTTCTGTTGTAACTCCGTATTCAAAAAATAAAAGAGTTATTACAATTATTGATACTGATGTGGAAAATGGCAGTAATGTAGGTCTTGTTGCTATGATAGAAATTGTAGCTCTTATGATCGGAGATATTGTTCAATGCTATAGTGAATTTAAATATGATTCTCCTGTTAATGTAGCTCTTGGACTTTTTTTAAAAAAAGGCCAGCCAAAAAGTCTTTATCGACCAGGTAGTTCTACAGATGTTCTAATTTTTCAAAAAGACAGAATAAAATTTTCAAACGACTTACTCGCCAATCGTTTAAGACATGATGTTAAAAGTCGCTTTTCAATTGGATTTAGTACGCCTCTTGTAGAAACTGATTTAAAGTTACGTGCTACTATTGGAAAAGCTATTAAATAA
- a CDS encoding prolipoprotein diacylglyceryl transferase — protein sequence MYNFLFIFGLGIFLFFILKWGFTSLTQEQWQIFASIPITKNEDGTWQGINLTYYGFFNACAYSFGIIIISILLGSINIQLSFIVLLSAIILLICVPASKIIAQIVENKPNTFTVGGASFFGIVVIPWIIFIFNIVLNRFNFSQIPVISFLSAVSIGYALGEGIGRLACISFGCCYGKPLNEAHPFFQKLFKNLNFVFYGKTKKIAYSSNLDCQPVIPIQAIVSIIFVFIGTIGAYLFLEGFFTLSFFLTLCVTQITRIFSEFLRSDFRGEMKFSAYQIMALISLAYSFLIVLIFKAQSIYPNIINGINILWSPSVILSIVILWNIIFVYTGKSMVTGSKISIYVHEDRI from the coding sequence ATGTATAATTTTTTATTTATTTTTGGGCTTGGAATATTTTTATTTTTTATCTTGAAATGGGGATTTACAAGCCTTACCCAAGAACAATGGCAAATTTTTGCGTCAATTCCTATCACTAAAAATGAGGATGGAACTTGGCAAGGTATAAATTTAACTTATTACGGTTTTTTTAATGCCTGCGCCTATTCATTTGGAATTATAATAATATCTATTCTTTTGGGCTCTATAAATATTCAGTTAAGTTTTATAGTTTTATTATCGGCTATAATTTTGTTAATTTGCGTTCCCGCTTCAAAAATTATAGCTCAGATAGTTGAAAATAAACCGAATACTTTCACAGTAGGCGGTGCATCTTTTTTTGGCATTGTAGTTATACCTTGGATTATTTTTATTTTTAATATTGTTTTAAACAGGTTCAATTTTAGTCAAATACCCGTTATTTCCTTTCTTTCGGCTGTATCAATCGGTTATGCTTTAGGAGAAGGTATAGGAAGACTTGCTTGCATAAGTTTCGGATGTTGCTATGGAAAACCTTTAAATGAAGCGCATCCGTTTTTTCAAAAGCTTTTTAAAAATCTAAATTTTGTTTTTTATGGAAAAACTAAAAAAATAGCGTATTCGTCAAATTTAGATTGCCAGCCTGTAATACCTATTCAAGCTATTGTATCTATAATTTTTGTTTTTATCGGAACAATTGGCGCTTATTTATTTCTTGAAGGCTTTTTTACATTATCTTTTTTTTTAACACTCTGTGTAACTCAAATAACAAGGATTTTTTCCGAATTTTTAAGGTCGGATTTCAGAGGAGAAATGAAATTTTCCGCATATCAAATAATGGCACTTATTTCTTTAGCATATTCATTTTTAATTGTTTTGATATTTAAGGCTCAAAGCATATATCCGAATATTATTAACGGAATTAACATTTTATGGAGTCCATCAGTAATTTTATCTATTGTAATCTTATGGAATATTATTTTTGTTTATACAGGCAAAAGTATGGTAACAGGCTCAAAGATATCAATTTATGTCCATGAGGATAGAATTTAA
- a CDS encoding Rpn family recombination-promoting nuclease/putative transposase, with amino-acid sequence MKHKIDPTVDCVFKAILGSEENKNLLINFLNAVIEPPKNERIIAVEILNPYSEKEFLSDKLSIVDIKAKDEQKMTFQIEIQVVPFSSLKSRMLYCWSDIYTSQLKQGHNYKELKPVISIWVVCETVFNNSNVFHHHFQAYDATNKIRLIDDFSIHVLELEKFINRDVKNDLERWALFFRDGKELDDEQLPDFMNTQEMRQAMNTLRMFSEKEREYHLYQSRLNYIREQQTIKSELEEAMQEKEAAMQEKKAAMQEKEAAMQEKEAAMQEKEAAMREKEEAMREKEEAMLEKEEAMREKEEERRQKEAALLNLESAFEREKKLREKLKKIGVNIED; translated from the coding sequence ATGAAGCACAAAATTGATCCTACAGTAGATTGCGTTTTTAAAGCTATTCTTGGCTCAGAAGAGAACAAAAATCTTCTAATAAATTTTTTGAATGCTGTTATTGAACCTCCAAAAAATGAAAGAATAATTGCAGTTGAAATACTTAATCCTTACAGTGAAAAGGAGTTTTTATCTGATAAATTATCAATCGTTGATATTAAGGCTAAAGATGAACAGAAAATGACATTTCAAATAGAAATACAGGTTGTACCATTTTCGAGTTTAAAAAGCAGGATGCTTTATTGCTGGAGCGACATATACACTTCACAATTGAAGCAAGGGCATAATTATAAAGAACTTAAGCCCGTTATTTCTATATGGGTAGTTTGTGAAACAGTTTTTAATAACTCAAATGTATTCCATCACCATTTTCAAGCTTATGACGCTACTAATAAAATTCGTTTAATTGACGATTTCTCAATACATGTATTAGAGTTAGAAAAATTTATCAACCGAGATGTTAAAAATGATCTTGAGCGATGGGCATTATTTTTTAGAGATGGGAAGGAACTCGATGATGAGCAACTTCCTGATTTTATGAACACTCAAGAGATGAGGCAAGCTATGAATACATTAAGAATGTTTTCGGAAAAAGAAAGAGAATATCATTTATATCAGAGCAGGTTAAATTATATCAGGGAGCAACAAACTATAAAAAGCGAATTAGAAGAAGCTATGCAGGAAAAAGAAGCGGCTATGCAGGAAAAAAAAGCGGCTATGCAGGAAAAAGAAGCGGCTATGCAGGAAAAAGAAGCGGCTATGCAGGAAAAAGAAGCGGCTATGCGGGAAAAAGAAGAGGCTATGCGGGAAAAAGAAGAGGCTATGCTGGAAAAAGAAGAGGCTATGCGGGAAAAAGAAGAGGAAAGACGGCAAAAAGAAGCGGCTCTTTTGAATTTAGAATCCGCCTTTGAGAGAGAAAAAAAACTAAGAGAAAAACTTAAAAAAATAGGTGTTAATATTGAAGATTAA